Genomic segment of Pseudomonas iranensis:
GTGGTCTGTTCGGCGTCGAGCTGTTCATCAAAGATGATCAGGTGTGGTTCAGCGAAGTTTCGCCACGTCCGCATGACACCGGGCTGGTGACGCTGATCTCTCAGGACCTGTCGCAGTTCGCCCTGCATGCCCGCGCGATTCTCGGCCTGCCGGTGCCGCTGATCCGTCAGTTCGGCCCATCGGCGTCGGCAGTGATTCTGGTGGAAGGCCAGTCGACCCAGACCGCATTTGCCAACCTGGGCGCTGCGTTGAGCGAGCCGGACACGGCGCTGCGCTTGTTCGGCAAGCCAGAAGTGAATGGCCAGCGCCGCATGGGCGTGGCGCTGGCGCGGGATGAATCGATCGAGGCCGCGCGTGCCAAGGCGACCCGTGCGTCGCAGGCGGTTGTTGTCGAGCTGTAAACCGAGTTGCGGCATACATTCGCGAGCAGGCTCGCTCCCACATTTGGAATGCATTTCCCTGTGGGAGCGAGCCTGCTCGCGAAACTCTTGATCTTCTGTCAGGCAACCTGATTCAGATCGTTGTTGCGCGTCTCTTTCAAACAGAGCACCGCAATCAGACTCAACACCGCCGCCGCCGACACATACCCGCCGACATAGCTCAACCCACCCATCGCCACCAGTTTCTGCGCAAAGAACGGCGCCGCCGATGCTCCGACGATCCCTCCCAGGTTGTACGCCGCCGAAGCGCCGGTATAACGCACGTGGGTCGGAAACAGCTCAGGCAACAGCGTGCCCATCGGTGCGAATGTCACGCCCATCAAAAACAGCTCGATGCACAGAAACAGCGCCACGCCCCAGGTCGTGCCCTGCGTCAGCAACGGCTCCATCAGAAAACCGGACAGAATCGCCAGCACGCCACCGATGATCAGCACCGGTTTGCGCCCGTAACGGTCGCTGGCCCAGGCCGACAAAGGCGTCGCGGCGGCCATGAACAACACGGCAAAGCACAGCAGGCCAAGGAAAGTCTCGCGGCTGTAACCCAGCGTCGATACGCCGTAGCTCAGGGAAAACACCGTCGAGATATAGAACAGCGCATAGCAGACCACCATCGCCGCCGCCCCGAGCAGGGTCGGCGCCCAGTATTGGCTGAACAACTCGACCAGCGGCACTTTCACTCGCTCCTGACGGGCAATCGCATTGGCGAACACTGGCGTTTCATGCAATTTCAGGCGCACATACAGGCCGACCATCACCAGCGCCGCACTGAGCAGAAACGGAATGCGCCAGCCCCAACTGCGAAACTGTTCGTCATCCAGCGTCATCGCCAAGGTCAGGAACAGGCCGTTGGCCGCAAGAAAACCAATCGATGGCCCGAGCTGCGGGAACATGCCGAACCACGCGCGTTTGCCCTTCGGCGCGTTTTCCGTGGCCAGCAGCGCCGCACCACCCCATTCGCCGCCTAGGCCCAGGCCCTGACCGAAACGCAGCACGCACAGCAGAATCGGCGCCCAGGCACCAATGCTGTCGTAGCCCGGCAACACGCCAATCAAGGTGGTGCACACGCCCATCAACAGCAGCGAGGCGACCAGCGTCGATTTACGACCGATACGGTCGCCGAAGTGGCCAAACAGTGCCGAACCCAGTGGTCGGGCGAGGAAGGCGATGCCGAAAGTGAGAAAAGCGGAAAGCATCTGCGCCGTGCCGGAGGTCTGCGGAAAGAACACCGGCCCGATCACCAGTGCCGCAGCAGTGGCGTAAACGTAGAAGTCGTAGAACTCGATGGCGGTGCCGATGAAGCTTGCCGTGGCCACGCGGGTGGCGGAATTGGTCGGCTGGGCAGGCGCGGTTTCGCTGTAAGCGGTATGGGTCGTCATGCGGTGATCCCTGACAGTCATGAGCTCCAGTGGAGCGAATTATTATGGTCGAACACCCAGGGATATGGGGTAGGGCGCGAGCGCTGTTTCGAGTAGGAACAGTCGTCGGTTTGCAGCGGAAACAGTCAGGATCCGGGCAGTGCCGGGTAGGCACAGGGATCGACGGCGCTTGGGTAAGCGCCTCGATTATAGGAAGGGGGCTAACGATCAAACAAGCGCAAAAGATCGCAGCCTTCGGCAGCTCCTACATTTGGAACGAGTTCATCTGTAGGAGCTGCCGAAGGCTGCGATCTTTTGATCTTTTATCTGGCGGGCACCAAAGCAGGAGCAGAAGATGTATGCCAGATCAGCACCTTGCTCACCCGGTTCTCTTCGGTCTCGAGGATTTCCAGTCGATAACGCCCGATCTTCAGGCACACCGCGCTTTCCGGAATGGTTTCCAGCGCTTCGGTGACCAGGCCGTTGAGCGTCTTCGGCCCGTCGCTCGGCAGGTGCCAGCCCAGGCACTTGTTCAGGTCGCGGATCGATGCGGCGCCATCGATCACCATACGCCCGTCGACCTGGGGATGAATGTGCGGATTGTCGAGGCTGTGCTCGCTTTCGAATTCGCCGACGATCTCTTCGAGAATGTCTTCAAGGGTGACGATGCCCAGCACTTCGCCGTATTCATCGACGACCATGCCGAGGCGGCGTTGCTGCTTGTGGAAGTTCAGCAGTTGCAGTTGCAGCGGCGTGCTTTCCGGGACGAAGTAGGGCTCGTAGCTGGCGGCCAGCAGTGCCTCGCGGGTCAATCCACCGTTGCTGAGCAAATGGCCGATCTGGCGGGTGTTGAGCACCGCTTCGACCTGATTGATGTCACTGTGAAACACCGGCAGACGCGTGCGCTTGTTCTCGCGCAGTTGCTCGATGATCTCTTCGATCGAATCGTCGAGGTTGATGCCGTCGACGTCACTGCGCGGCACGAGAATGTCATTGACCGTGATGTTGTCCAGCGCATGAATGCCCGATACCGGATGGCTGCGGACCGGATGGTCATGATCCTCATCGTGATCGGCCGGCACCTCGTCCTCGCTCTGTTGCACCACCTGCGCCTTGCGCGTGAACGGCGTCATCAGCAAAGCGCTGACCCGGCTGAACAGCCACGCGAACGGGTAGACGATTTTCATCGGCACGGTCAGCAGGGCATCGCCGAACGCCAGCACGGCGTCCGGATAGCGCCGGGCCACGGTGCGCGGGAAATAATCGGCGAACACCAACAGGATGGCGCCGGCGCCCAGGCAGGCCGCCCACGGGCCGTTTTCTTCGCAGAGGAAAATCGCCAGCAGCGTCGCGATGATCACCGCGAGAGCGCGGCACAGGGTGTTGCAGAGGATCAGGCTGTCGAGCGGGAAGCTCAGCTTCGCCAGCGGTTTATCGCTGGCGCGCGAGGCGATACGTTGCGCAAGCAGGTGCTGCTGCGCAATTTCGACGGCGGTAAACAGCCCTGACCATAAAATCAGCAGGACAAATACCGCGAGCATCGGCCCTATGGGCAAACCGTCCATTTATGCCGCCCGTCAGATGTGCAGAATGTATTCACGAACCAGTTTGCTGCCGAAGTACGCCAGCATCAGCAGGCAGAAACCGGCGAGGGTCCAGCGAATCGCCTTGTGGCCGCGCCAGCCCAGACGGTTGCGGCCCCACAACAGCACGCTGAAGACGATCCATGCCAAGCAGGCCAGCAGGGTCTTGTGCACCAGATGCTGGGCGAACAGGTTCTCGACGAACAGCCAGCCGGAAATCAGCGACAGCGACAGCAGCGTCCAGCCGGCCCAGAGAAAGCCGAACAGCAGACTTTCCATGGTTTGCAGAGGCGGGAAGTTCTTGATCAGCCCGGACGGGTGCTTGTGCTTGAGCTGATGGTCCTGAACCAGCAGCAGCAACGCCTGGAACACGGCGATGGTGAACATGCCGTAGGCGAGGATCGACAATAGAATGTGCGCGAGGATGCCCGGCTCTTCATCGATGATCTGCACCGTGCCGGTCGGCGCGAACTGCGCCAGCAATACCGTGATCGCGCCCAGCGGGAACAGCAGCACCAGCAGGTTTTCCACCGGGATCCGTGAACAGGCGAGCAGGGTCAGGGCGATTACCGCAGCAGCGATCA
This window contains:
- a CDS encoding MFS transporter, which gives rise to MTTHTAYSETAPAQPTNSATRVATASFIGTAIEFYDFYVYATAAALVIGPVFFPQTSGTAQMLSAFLTFGIAFLARPLGSALFGHFGDRIGRKSTLVASLLLMGVCTTLIGVLPGYDSIGAWAPILLCVLRFGQGLGLGGEWGGAALLATENAPKGKRAWFGMFPQLGPSIGFLAANGLFLTLAMTLDDEQFRSWGWRIPFLLSAALVMVGLYVRLKLHETPVFANAIARQERVKVPLVELFSQYWAPTLLGAAAMVVCYALFYISTVFSLSYGVSTLGYSRETFLGLLCFAVLFMAAATPLSAWASDRYGRKPVLIIGGVLAILSGFLMEPLLTQGTTWGVALFLCIELFLMGVTFAPMGTLLPELFPTHVRYTGASAAYNLGGIVGASAAPFFAQKLVAMGGLSYVGGYVSAAAVLSLIAVLCLKETRNNDLNQVA
- a CDS encoding CNNM domain-containing protein, with protein sequence MDGLPIGPMLAVFVLLILWSGLFTAVEIAQQHLLAQRIASRASDKPLAKLSFPLDSLILCNTLCRALAVIIATLLAIFLCEENGPWAACLGAGAILLVFADYFPRTVARRYPDAVLAFGDALLTVPMKIVYPFAWLFSRVSALLMTPFTRKAQVVQQSEDEVPADHDEDHDHPVRSHPVSGIHALDNITVNDILVPRSDVDGINLDDSIEEIIEQLRENKRTRLPVFHSDINQVEAVLNTRQIGHLLSNGGLTREALLAASYEPYFVPESTPLQLQLLNFHKQQRRLGMVVDEYGEVLGIVTLEDILEEIVGEFESEHSLDNPHIHPQVDGRMVIDGAASIRDLNKCLGWHLPSDGPKTLNGLVTEALETIPESAVCLKIGRYRLEILETEENRVSKVLIWHTSSAPALVPAR
- a CDS encoding cytochrome C assembly family protein; translated protein: MLPLSPSLLTTLAAALLYAAATVYQSTRLATGAKANKRLLVSLGVFAVLAHGASLLTHLLTPIGLGLDFFSASSLIAAAVIALTLLACSRIPVENLLVLLFPLGAITVLLAQFAPTGTVQIIDEEPGILAHILLSILAYGMFTIAVFQALLLLVQDHQLKHKHPSGLIKNFPPLQTMESLLFGFLWAGWTLLSLSLISGWLFVENLFAQHLVHKTLLACLAWIVFSVLLWGRNRLGWRGHKAIRWTLAGFCLLMLAYFGSKLVREYILHI